In one Mucilaginibacter sp. PAMB04168 genomic region, the following are encoded:
- a CDS encoding NAD(P)H-dependent oxidoreductase, which yields MKILALCGSLRPESSNMSILKTIQTWLPDGVQYEIYDNIGLLPHFDPTFNHEDVPGEVVRFRRLIANADGVIICTPEYVFGLPGSLKNALDWTASSGEFNEKPVAIITASSSGENAHASLKIIMNVLTSHVPDTSTLLISYIRTKINSQSQITDAETIDKLHSVLQSFLQHISGKLPN from the coding sequence ATGAAGATACTCGCCTTATGTGGCAGCCTGCGTCCGGAGTCATCTAATATGAGTATCCTGAAAACCATTCAAACATGGTTGCCGGATGGTGTTCAATATGAAATTTACGACAACATAGGCTTGTTGCCACATTTTGATCCCACTTTCAATCACGAAGATGTACCAGGCGAGGTTGTGAGGTTTAGAAGATTAATTGCCAATGCAGACGGCGTTATCATTTGCACGCCAGAGTATGTATTTGGTTTACCGGGCTCGTTGAAAAACGCTTTGGATTGGACCGCATCATCAGGCGAGTTTAATGAAAAACCGGTAGCTATTATTACGGCATCCTCATCGGGAGAAAATGCGCATGCTTCATTAAAAATAATAATGAATGTTTTGACAAGTCACGTGCCTGATACATCTACGCTGCTCATCTCCTACATCCGAACTAAAATAAACTCCCAAAGCCAAATAACGGATGCAGAAACGATTGATAAACTTCATAGTGTATTGCAATCTTTCCTCCAACATATTTCTGGCAAGCTGCCAAATTGA
- the htpG gene encoding molecular chaperone HtpG has protein sequence MQEKGTISIHTENIFPIIKKFLYSDNEIFLRELVSNAVDATQKIKRLASLGQYNGDLGSLQVEVSFDEAAKTITISDNGLGMTADEIKKYINQIAFSGATEFMEKFKEAKDANEIIGRFGLGFYSAFMVADKVEIQTLSYQEGAEPARWICDGSTEFEITEGNRTTRGTDIILHVNQESEEFVSKHKLQEILDKYAKFLPVPIKFGTKTEQEPDGEDEEGKPKYVSVESDNIINETNPIWTKAPSELKDEDYLAFYKELYPFSEDPLFWIHLNVDYPFNLTGVLYFPKVKNDFDFQRNKIKLFSRQVFITDEVKDIVPEFLMLLHGVIDSPDIPLNVSRSFLQADSNVKKINTYITKKVADKLADLFKADRKAYEEKWSDIGLFVKYGFLSDDKFYEKAKDFVLLTNSAKENFTLSEYKEKVQAVQTDKDGQLIYLYTNEPAKQDAFIQSATRKGYDVLVMNSPIDNHFVGNLEQKLEKTSLKRVDADVADKLIKKDDAPATVLTDEQVTQVKAVFEKAITKPGFKVELESLSPEELPVTVTMDEFMRRMKEMAQMGGGMGFYGNMPDSYKVVVNGNHKLISRILENGDEGAQSQLAKQAFDLALLSQGLLTGSELTEFVNRSVSLI, from the coding sequence ATGCAAGAAAAAGGTACGATTTCGATTCACACCGAAAACATTTTTCCCATCATTAAAAAATTCTTATACTCTGATAACGAGATATTTCTGCGTGAGCTGGTGTCTAATGCCGTTGATGCTACACAGAAGATAAAACGTTTAGCCTCACTGGGTCAATACAATGGCGACCTTGGCAGTCTGCAGGTTGAAGTTTCATTTGATGAAGCTGCCAAAACGATCACCATATCCGACAACGGATTAGGTATGACGGCTGATGAAATTAAAAAATACATCAACCAGATAGCTTTCTCGGGCGCTACCGAGTTTATGGAAAAGTTTAAAGAGGCTAAAGATGCAAACGAAATTATTGGTCGTTTCGGCTTAGGTTTCTATTCTGCATTCATGGTAGCCGATAAGGTTGAAATACAAACGCTATCTTATCAGGAAGGTGCTGAACCTGCCCGCTGGATATGCGATGGCAGCACCGAATTTGAAATTACTGAAGGTAACCGTACAACACGCGGAACAGATATCATACTACATGTTAATCAAGAGTCGGAAGAGTTTGTAAGCAAACACAAACTGCAAGAGATATTAGACAAGTATGCAAAGTTCCTACCTGTTCCTATTAAATTTGGCACCAAGACCGAACAGGAGCCAGATGGTGAAGATGAAGAAGGCAAACCTAAATATGTTTCAGTTGAGAGCGATAATATTATCAATGAAACAAACCCGATCTGGACTAAAGCCCCATCTGAGCTAAAGGACGAGGATTACTTAGCTTTCTATAAAGAATTATATCCATTCTCAGAGGATCCGTTGTTTTGGATTCACCTGAATGTAGACTATCCGTTTAACTTAACGGGTGTGCTTTACTTCCCTAAAGTGAAAAACGACTTTGATTTCCAACGCAACAAAATCAAGTTATTTTCACGCCAGGTATTTATTACGGATGAGGTTAAAGACATTGTTCCTGAATTTTTAATGCTTTTGCATGGCGTGATCGATTCACCGGATATTCCGTTGAACGTTTCTCGCAGTTTCTTGCAGGCAGATAGTAATGTTAAAAAAATAAATACTTACATCACCAAAAAAGTGGCCGACAAGCTGGCCGATCTATTTAAAGCCGACCGCAAAGCTTACGAAGAAAAATGGAGCGACATTGGCCTATTTGTTAAATACGGCTTTTTAAGCGACGATAAGTTTTACGAAAAAGCAAAAGACTTTGTATTATTAACTAATAGTGCTAAAGAAAACTTCACACTAAGCGAATACAAAGAGAAAGTACAAGCTGTACAAACCGACAAGGATGGCCAGTTAATTTATTTATATACTAACGAGCCTGCAAAACAAGATGCATTTATCCAATCGGCTACCAGAAAAGGTTATGACGTGTTGGTTATGAATTCTCCTATCGACAATCATTTTGTAGGTAACCTGGAGCAAAAACTTGAAAAGACTTCACTGAAACGTGTTGATGCTGACGTAGCCGATAAGCTGATTAAAAAGGATGATGCGCCGGCTACTGTATTGACTGATGAGCAAGTGACTCAGGTTAAAGCTGTTTTTGAAAAAGCAATTACCAAACCTGGCTTTAAAGTAGAGTTGGAAAGCCTAAGCCCTGAAGAGCTACCGGTAACTGTTACCATGGACGAGTTTATGCGCCGCATGAAAGAAATGGCCCAAATGGGCGGCGGAATGGGCTTTTATGGAAATATGCCCGACAGCTATAAAGTAGTGGTGAATGGTAATCACAAACTGATAAGCCGCATATTAGAAAATGGTGACGAAGGTGCACAATCACAACTGGCCAAGCAGGCGTTTGATCTGGCGCTACTTTCTCAAGGCCTGTTAACCGGTTCTGAATTGACCGAGTTTGTTAACAGAAGCGTGAGCCTGATTTAA
- a CDS encoding DUF4251 domain-containing protein, with protein sequence MKTLKYIFIIALFLLAGNTYAQDTVRKTTRAERQEMKAAEVRQLLESKKFVFQAQYANPLGGGVTTLNGRLFNLSPNGNGHIYLNYNYDFKIRPDSVISYLPYYGRATFDAAYNSPNDNGVMFTSTKFGYSAKAGKKGNTVITITPRDAKYNQKFILEVTDSGTATLQAIITNRNTISYDGYITEK encoded by the coding sequence ATGAAGACATTAAAGTATATATTCATCATTGCACTGTTTTTATTGGCAGGCAATACTTACGCTCAAGACACCGTTAGGAAGACAACCCGTGCCGAGCGCCAGGAAATGAAAGCTGCGGAAGTTAGACAGCTGTTAGAAAGTAAAAAATTTGTATTTCAGGCCCAATATGCAAACCCATTGGGTGGAGGAGTAACAACATTAAATGGCCGATTATTTAATTTATCGCCTAACGGAAATGGCCACATCTATCTGAATTATAATTACGACTTCAAGATTAGGCCCGATTCGGTAATCTCTTATTTACCGTATTATGGTCGCGCTACTTTTGATGCAGCTTACAACTCGCCGAACGATAACGGTGTGATGTTTACTTCAACAAAATTTGGCTACTCCGCTAAGGCCGGTAAGAAAGGCAACACTGTAATTACCATTACGCCTCGGGATGCAAAGTATAATCAAAAATTTATTTTGGAGGTTACCGACAGCGGCACAGCTACACTGCAGGCAATTATAACCAACCGTAACACTATTTCTTACGACGGTTACATTACCGAAAAGTAA
- a CDS encoding arylesterase, which produces MIEHKLKALLISSLLLAACSNAGQQQQATDSTTVASTAAVPAKSKPNKIVLFFGDSLTAGYGLEDPATEAYPSVVQDKIKEAKLPYTVVNAGNSGETSAGGRGRIDWVLKQKVDVFVLELGANDGLRGVPVSETTRNLQTIIHSVKSKYPDAKIVLAGMQVPPSMGADYASQFKAMFTQLAEKNKVTLIPFLLQNVGGVAKLNQDDGIHPTKEGAKVVADNVWSVLKNVL; this is translated from the coding sequence ATGATTGAACATAAGTTGAAAGCATTATTAATAAGCAGCTTATTGCTGGCGGCATGTAGTAATGCAGGGCAGCAGCAGCAAGCAACCGACTCTACTACAGTGGCGTCAACGGCAGCTGTTCCTGCTAAATCCAAACCAAACAAAATAGTATTGTTTTTTGGCGATAGTTTAACTGCCGGTTACGGATTGGAAGATCCGGCAACGGAGGCTTACCCAAGCGTAGTGCAGGATAAAATAAAAGAGGCCAAATTGCCTTACACCGTTGTAAATGCTGGCAACAGTGGTGAAACAAGTGCCGGCGGCCGTGGCCGTATTGACTGGGTATTGAAGCAAAAAGTAGATGTTTTCGTGCTCGAACTGGGCGCTAATGATGGTTTGCGTGGTGTGCCCGTAAGTGAAACAACCCGTAATCTGCAAACAATCATCCATAGCGTAAAATCAAAATACCCTGATGCTAAAATAGTATTAGCTGGCATGCAGGTGCCGCCAAGTATGGGTGCTGATTACGCCAGCCAGTTTAAGGCTATGTTTACCCAACTGGCTGAAAAAAATAAAGTGACCCTCATCCCATTTTTGTTACAGAACGTGGGTGGGGTAGCTAAACTTAACCAGGATGACGGCATCCACCCAACTAAAGAAGGCGCCAAAGTTGTGGCCGATAACGTTTGGAGCGTTTTGAAAAACGTACTGTAG
- a CDS encoding FtsX-like permease family protein → MSADSSNMINLNRSVKWSWLFKMAWRDSRRNRSRLFLFISSITLGIAALVAIYSFGYNLRDDINSQAATLVGADLVISGNKAVDKKMERLLDTLGTQRSQERNFASMVYFNKSQDTRLVQIRALKGGFPYYGSIETTPVTAAKSFKDGKYALVDAALMQQYKARVSDSVKIGKVTFIIAGVLNQAPGQSGLAAGIAPVVYIPLQYLDATGLVDKGSRINYNFYYKFDKKTDVDKLADRLDERLDKNNLRYETIETRKQNTGRAFSDLNRFLSLVGFIALLLGCIGVASATQIYVREKVASIAVLRCLGVKASEAFLIFLIQIAGIGLIGSVVGAVLGTVVQQVLPLVLKDFLPFDISVSVSWLALGQGVLLGVIISVLFALLPLISIRNISPLNTLRSAFETVKSRRDPLRWLVYLLILGFIIGFSYMQLKDWAASAAFTVAILVAFLILTLTALLLMWIIKLLVKASWSYLVRQGFANLHRPNNQTTILMVSIGLSTAFICLLIFLQSMLIKQVTLSASGNQPNMILFDIQSDQEKGVLDITKQHHMPVIQQVPIITIKLDRINNKTAATLPKDSTADKLRRAFGYEYRVTYRDYLTSSEKIAEGKWIGKTDGETVVPVSLDERMAKRLEIKLNDKLTFNVQGTPVNTYVASLRKVNWNKVQTNFQVVFPTGVLEQAPQFHVLLTHASSSPTSAKYQQAIVKKYPNVSIVDLGLVLTILDEILDKISYVIRFMSGFSIATGIIVLIASVRISKYQRIKESVLLRTLGGSRRQILAITALEYLFLGALSSLTGVLLAIAGGWLLAKFSFEIPFQVNYAPAGILFGLTVALTILIGLFNSRGVLNRPPLEVLRSDT, encoded by the coding sequence ATGAGCGCAGATTCATCTAACATGATAAACTTAAACCGGTCAGTAAAATGGAGCTGGCTATTTAAGATGGCCTGGCGCGATAGCCGGCGCAACCGTTCCAGGTTATTTCTTTTTATCTCATCTATTACGCTGGGGATAGCCGCTCTGGTTGCCATATATTCTTTTGGTTATAACCTGCGTGATGATATCAACTCACAGGCTGCCACCCTGGTAGGAGCAGATTTAGTTATATCGGGCAACAAAGCGGTTGATAAAAAAATGGAGAGGCTGCTTGACACATTGGGCACGCAGCGTTCGCAAGAACGCAATTTTGCCTCAATGGTATATTTCAACAAAAGCCAAGATACCCGGCTGGTACAAATTCGTGCTTTAAAGGGTGGCTTTCCGTATTATGGCAGTATTGAAACTACGCCTGTTACAGCCGCTAAAAGTTTTAAAGATGGTAAATATGCTTTGGTAGATGCGGCTTTAATGCAGCAATACAAAGCCCGTGTAAGCGATTCAGTTAAAATTGGTAAGGTAACTTTTATTATTGCAGGGGTTTTAAACCAGGCACCCGGGCAAAGTGGCTTAGCGGCAGGTATTGCGCCGGTGGTTTACATTCCGCTGCAATACTTAGATGCAACCGGACTGGTTGATAAAGGCAGCCGAATAAATTACAACTTTTACTATAAGTTTGATAAAAAGACAGACGTCGATAAACTGGCAGATCGCCTTGATGAAAGGCTGGACAAAAATAACCTGCGTTATGAGACTATCGAAACGCGTAAGCAAAACACAGGTAGGGCATTTAGCGACTTAAACCGTTTTCTATCCTTAGTAGGCTTTATAGCGCTGTTACTGGGCTGTATTGGTGTGGCCAGTGCAACACAGATCTATGTGCGCGAGAAAGTAGCTTCTATTGCGGTGCTGCGTTGCCTTGGCGTCAAAGCCTCAGAAGCCTTCTTGATATTCTTGATACAGATTGCAGGCATTGGCTTAATAGGTTCAGTTGTTGGCGCTGTATTGGGTACGGTAGTGCAACAGGTTTTGCCGCTTGTTCTGAAAGATTTTTTGCCATTCGACATTTCAGTATCTGTATCATGGTTGGCTTTAGGCCAGGGCGTTTTGTTAGGGGTTATCATATCCGTGCTTTTTGCTTTATTGCCTTTAATCAGCATTCGAAATATATCGCCGCTTAACACTTTGCGCTCTGCATTCGAAACAGTAAAATCTCGCAGAGATCCTCTTCGCTGGCTGGTGTACCTGCTAATACTCGGCTTTATTATAGGTTTCAGTTATATGCAGCTGAAGGATTGGGCGGCAAGTGCAGCCTTTACAGTGGCCATTTTAGTAGCCTTTTTGATACTTACATTAACGGCACTCTTGCTTATGTGGATTATCAAGTTATTGGTTAAAGCATCTTGGAGTTATTTAGTAAGACAGGGCTTTGCCAATTTACACAGACCCAATAACCAAACCACCATCCTGATGGTGTCTATAGGGCTTAGTACTGCTTTTATTTGTTTGCTCATCTTCCTGCAGTCGATGCTTATTAAGCAGGTAACGTTATCTGCAAGCGGCAATCAGCCTAATATGATTTTGTTTGATATACAAAGCGACCAGGAAAAAGGAGTGCTGGATATTACAAAGCAACACCATATGCCTGTTATACAGCAGGTGCCCATCATTACCATTAAGCTGGACCGTATAAACAATAAAACAGCTGCTACCTTACCTAAAGACAGCACTGCTGATAAGCTACGCCGTGCTTTTGGTTATGAGTACCGGGTTACTTACCGAGATTACCTTACCTCGTCCGAAAAGATAGCAGAAGGAAAATGGATTGGTAAGACTGACGGTGAAACCGTAGTTCCTGTATCATTAGATGAACGCATGGCCAAGCGGTTAGAAATAAAATTGAACGACAAGCTTACTTTTAACGTGCAGGGTACGCCAGTAAATACTTATGTAGCCAGTTTAAGAAAGGTAAACTGGAATAAGGTACAAACTAACTTTCAGGTGGTGTTTCCTACTGGTGTTTTAGAGCAGGCGCCGCAATTCCATGTTTTGCTTACCCATGCTTCTTCTTCGCCAACGTCGGCTAAGTATCAGCAAGCTATCGTTAAAAAATACCCTAACGTATCTATAGTTGATCTGGGGTTGGTGCTAACCATACTGGATGAGATTTTGGATAAAATAAGTTACGTAATACGTTTTATGAGCGGCTTCAGTATAGCTACAGGTATTATTGTACTTATCGCCTCTGTCCGTATCAGTAAATATCAGCGTATTAAAGAAAGCGTTTTATTGCGTACCCTTGGCGGCAGCAGAAGGCAGATACTGGCTATCACAGCATTAGAATATTTGTTCTTAGGGGCATTATCTTCATTAACTGGTGTGCTGCTTGCAATAGCAGGGGGATGGTTGCTTGCGAAATTTAGTTTTGAGATTCCTTTTCAAGTTAACTATGCCCCGGCTGGCATACTGTTTGGGCTTACTGTAGCGTTAACTATTTTAATTGGCCTGTTTAACAGCCGTGGAGTGCTTAACCGTCCACCACTGGAAGTGTTAAGATCAGACACTTAA
- a CDS encoding ABC transporter ATP-binding protein, translating to MLVENILEITDLSKSYQSAGKTLTVLDNINFLIPTGSANAIVGPSGSGKTTLLGLCAGLDRSSSGSVVLNGINLNTLSEDKRAQVRNQFVGFIFQNFQLLPTLTALENVMVPLELRGERNIKARALDLLDKVGLATRSHHYPTQLSGGEQQRVSIARAFSNQPKILFADEPTGNLDAETGERVQKLLFDLNHDAGTTLILVTHDLELAGKTQRILKIKGGKLVSDEKTLA from the coding sequence TTGTTAGTGGAAAATATACTGGAAATTACCGACCTAAGTAAATCCTATCAAAGTGCCGGCAAAACACTTACGGTGCTCGATAACATCAACTTTTTAATTCCCACCGGCTCAGCCAACGCTATTGTTGGGCCATCAGGCAGCGGTAAAACTACATTGCTTGGCTTATGTGCCGGGCTTGACCGGTCGAGCAGCGGAAGCGTGGTGCTTAACGGTATCAATTTAAACACCCTAAGTGAAGACAAGAGAGCGCAGGTTCGTAATCAATTTGTAGGCTTTATATTTCAAAACTTCCAACTGCTCCCTACACTAACCGCTTTAGAGAATGTAATGGTGCCGTTAGAATTACGTGGCGAACGAAACATAAAGGCGAGGGCGCTGGACCTGCTCGATAAAGTAGGGCTGGCCACTCGCAGCCATCATTACCCTACACAGCTTTCAGGTGGCGAGCAGCAGCGGGTATCTATTGCACGGGCGTTCTCCAATCAGCCCAAAATTCTATTTGCTGATGAGCCAACGGGAAACCTGGATGCCGAAACAGGTGAGCGTGTGCAAAAATTACTTTTTGATTTGAACCATGACGCCGGTACCACCCTAATATTGGTTACGCATGATTTGGAGCTTGCAGGAAAAACACAACGCATTTTGAAAATCAAAGGCGGCAAACTCGTATCTGACGAAAAAACTTTAGCCTGA
- a CDS encoding TerC family protein produces MDFLHTLLGEDIKAGLLIILNLIVIESLLSVDNAAVLATMVLDLPKEQRSKALRYGIIGAYVFRGICLLLATWLVKIWWLKPLGGFYLLYLSFNYFKGKAADKDETENIKKEESWFYRKTVGALGNFWATVALVEIMDLAFSIDNVFAAVAFTDHVFLIYTGVFIGILAMRFVAQFFVQLMEKFHFLETVAYLVIGVLGLKLSASLFSHFYPESPITKTLDSEQTDMWISVFTVGIFVIPVISSILFNFPKKHQIDHADKK; encoded by the coding sequence ATGGACTTTTTGCACACCTTACTTGGCGAAGACATTAAAGCAGGGCTGTTAATAATCCTCAACTTAATTGTTATTGAAAGTTTGCTATCGGTAGATAACGCGGCAGTTTTGGCAACCATGGTGCTCGATTTACCCAAAGAACAACGTAGCAAAGCCTTACGGTATGGCATTATAGGGGCATATGTTTTCAGGGGCATATGCCTGTTGCTGGCCACATGGCTGGTTAAAATCTGGTGGCTTAAGCCCTTAGGCGGCTTCTATTTGCTTTACCTTTCCTTTAACTATTTTAAAGGAAAAGCTGCTGATAAAGACGAGACTGAAAATATCAAAAAAGAAGAAAGCTGGTTCTACAGAAAAACCGTAGGGGCACTGGGCAACTTTTGGGCTACGGTTGCACTGGTTGAGATAATGGATCTGGCCTTTTCCATTGATAACGTTTTTGCCGCCGTTGCCTTTACCGACCACGTTTTCCTGATATATACCGGGGTGTTCATAGGAATTCTGGCTATGCGCTTCGTAGCCCAGTTCTTTGTGCAACTGATGGAAAAGTTCCACTTTTTGGAAACGGTAGCTTACCTGGTTATCGGTGTTTTAGGGTTAAAACTTTCAGCATCTTTGTTCTCACACTTTTATCCTGAGTCCCCAATAACTAAAACACTTGATAGTGAACAGACTGATATGTGGATATCAGTCTTCACAGTAGGCATATTTGTTATTCCTGTCATTAGCTCAATCTTATTTAATTTCCCCAAAAAACACCAGATTGATCATGCTGACAAAAAGTAG
- a CDS encoding Rrf2 family transcriptional regulator has translation MLSKKTKYAIKALIVLGKNKDNPPMQIAQIAELEKIPKKFLEVILLELRKAGFLYSKKGAGGGYAINKDPKEIYLVSILRITDGPIAMVPCVSLNFYHRCEECHNESTCGIRSMFLDIRDATLKILSETSIADLIDKEVSLGDSALIGL, from the coding sequence ATGCTATCAAAAAAGACAAAGTATGCCATTAAGGCACTGATTGTATTGGGTAAGAACAAAGACAACCCACCCATGCAGATTGCACAGATTGCGGAGCTGGAAAAAATTCCAAAAAAGTTTCTGGAAGTAATCTTGCTTGAATTACGTAAAGCCGGCTTTTTATACAGTAAAAAGGGCGCTGGCGGTGGGTATGCCATCAATAAAGATCCAAAAGAAATTTATTTGGTTAGTATATTACGCATTACCGATGGCCCGATAGCTATGGTACCGTGCGTTAGCTTAAACTTTTACCATCGCTGCGAGGAATGCCATAACGAATCAACCTGCGGTATTCGCAGCATGTTTTTGGACATCCGTGACGCAACACTTAAAATCTTATCTGAAACCAGCATTGCTGATTTAATTGACAAGGAAGTATCGCTGGGAGATTCGGCGCTCATAGGATTATAA
- a CDS encoding peroxiredoxin, which produces MSLRLGDKAPNFKAQTSVGEIDFYEFLGDSWGVLFSHPADYTPVCTTELGRTAALTDEFKKRNVKVAALSVDSVESHKGWISDINETQDVEVNFPIIADESREIAEAWDMIHPNASLTATVRSLFIIAPDKTIKLIITYPASTGRNFQEILRVIDSLQLTANYSVATPADWKEGEDVVITPAVKDEDVPAKFPKGHRVVKPYLRMTPQPNK; this is translated from the coding sequence ATGAGTTTAAGATTAGGCGATAAAGCCCCCAACTTCAAAGCGCAGACCTCGGTAGGCGAGATAGATTTTTACGAGTTTTTAGGCGATAGCTGGGGCGTGCTCTTTTCGCACCCGGCAGATTACACGCCGGTTTGCACAACGGAACTTGGCCGTACAGCCGCATTAACAGATGAGTTTAAGAAACGTAATGTGAAGGTAGCTGCTTTAAGTGTTGATTCTGTAGAGTCGCATAAGGGCTGGATTAGCGATATTAACGAAACACAGGACGTAGAAGTGAACTTTCCTATCATTGCCGATGAAAGCCGCGAGATAGCGGAGGCCTGGGATATGATTCATCCTAATGCTTCCTTAACTGCAACCGTTCGTTCGTTATTCATCATAGCGCCCGATAAAACCATTAAACTGATAATTACTTACCCTGCATCAACGGGTCGTAATTTTCAGGAAATTTTGCGCGTGATCGATTCCCTGCAGTTAACTGCTAACTACAGTGTAGCTACACCTGCAGATTGGAAAGAAGGTGAGGACGTGGTAATTACGCCTGCTGTGAAAGATGAAGATGTTCCTGCTAAATTTCCGAAAGGCCATCGGGTAGTTAAACCCTATTTGCGAATGACCCCGCAACCAAACAAGTAA
- the xerD gene encoding site-specific tyrosine recombinase XerD: MDWQSAIKGFRNYLKLEKSLSENSIEAYSRDIGRLREYAEIQLPILTPDNIVLSDLRLFIQWVNELGMIPSTQARILSGIKAFYKYLLIEEVVNADPSELLESPRIQRKLPDTLSYDEINQLIAVVDLSKPDGTRNKAMVELLYSCGLRVSELTELKLSNLYLDIEFIKVTGKGNKERLVPISSTAIKALQLWLEFGRVHTSVKKGEEDIVFLNRRGSRLTRVYIFMLVKQLAENVGLKKKISPHTFRHSFATHLIEGGADLRAVQEMLGHESITTTEIYTHLDRDYLKSTIIQYHPRS; this comes from the coding sequence GTGGATTGGCAGTCAGCAATAAAAGGTTTTCGGAACTATTTAAAATTGGAGAAATCACTGTCGGAGAACTCTATTGAAGCATATAGTAGAGATATAGGTAGACTCCGCGAATACGCTGAAATACAATTACCTATTTTAACGCCTGATAATATAGTATTATCCGATTTACGGCTCTTTATTCAGTGGGTAAATGAGTTGGGTATGATTCCGTCTACCCAGGCTCGTATTCTATCAGGCATTAAGGCGTTTTATAAATACCTGCTAATTGAAGAGGTTGTTAATGCAGATCCTTCTGAGTTGTTGGAGTCGCCAAGAATTCAACGTAAGTTACCAGACACCTTAAGTTATGATGAAATAAACCAGCTTATTGCCGTAGTTGACCTGTCCAAACCTGATGGCACCCGTAATAAAGCGATGGTTGAATTACTGTACAGTTGCGGACTGAGGGTGTCTGAATTGACTGAACTTAAGCTTTCTAACCTATATCTTGATATTGAATTTATTAAGGTTACTGGTAAGGGTAATAAAGAACGCTTGGTACCCATTAGCAGTACTGCAATAAAGGCTCTTCAATTATGGCTTGAATTTGGACGCGTGCATACTTCAGTAAAGAAGGGAGAAGAAGATATAGTGTTTTTAAACCGGAGAGGTAGCCGTTTAACACGTGTATATATCTTTATGCTTGTTAAGCAACTGGCAGAAAATGTAGGACTAAAGAAAAAAATTAGTCCGCATACCTTTCGCCACTCTTTTGCTACTCACCTTATTGAAGGAGGGGCCGACCTGCGCGCTGTACAAGAGATGCTAGGGCATGAGAGTATTACCACAACCGAAATATACACACACTTAGATCGTGACTATTTAAAAAGCACTATCATTCAATATCATCCCCGTAGTTGA
- the aroQ gene encoding type II 3-dehydroquinate dehydratase, with product MKIQIINGPNLNLLGVREKSIYGDSSFDNYFALLQQRYVNHSLHYFQSNHEGELIDKLHEVGFDYDGIVLNAGAYTHTSIAIADAIAAITTPVVEVHISNVHKREEFRHNSFLSPNCKGIIVGFGLDGYRLAIESIVSI from the coding sequence ATGAAGATACAAATCATTAATGGTCCAAATTTAAACCTACTTGGTGTTAGAGAAAAATCTATTTATGGTGACAGCAGTTTTGATAACTACTTTGCTTTACTCCAGCAACGCTATGTCAACCATTCCCTCCATTACTTTCAAAGTAACCATGAGGGGGAGTTGATAGACAAACTGCATGAAGTGGGATTTGACTATGATGGCATTGTTTTAAACGCAGGCGCTTATACCCATACCTCTATCGCAATTGCCGATGCAATTGCCGCTATAACTACACCAGTTGTTGAGGTACATATATCTAACGTACATAAAAGAGAGGAGTTTAGGCATAATTCTTTTCTTTCGCCAAACTGCAAAGGCATCATAGTGGGCTTTGGGCTCGACGGTTATCGCTTAGCAATTGAAAGCATAGTAAGCATTTAA